A window of Desulfuromonas soudanensis genomic DNA:
GAGGTTTTCGCCGAGACCCCGGTCGACGGCCATCTGGCGACGGCTCTCCGAGTAGGCACGGGCGGCCAGCGGCTGGGTGCGGGGGATGTCGAACTGCTTGCGGTACTCGCCCGGTTTCATGTCGTGGGCGGTTTTGAGGTGGCGGGCGAGGGTCTTCATTTCCTTGCTGCAGATCATGCAGGTGATCTTGTCCTTGCCGAAGGCCTTCTTGCGGGTCATGGTCGGCGCTGCTGCCTGCTCCATGCTTTCAGCGCCAAGGGCCTCGCCTTTTTCCAGCGCCGAAAGGGCCTTGTGGACTTCAACCAGTTCGGCGACCAGCTCTTCTTTGCTGAGGGCGGTGGTCGAAGCGTGGGCAGCTACTATTTCCGCTGCCATTTCAAGAATCGTTGCCATTTTAGTTCCTCCTTTTTTTATTGTGATTGCGCCAGGATGACCAATACACCTCAGTTAATACTATGAAAACTGTAAAAATCAAGTTTTAATTTTTTTGCCGACAAGATTGGCCGCTATTTTTTAACAAAACGACCAGAGTGACACGGGAATGACTCGACGTGTGGAGTGAGGTGCACGTTGCTGTCCGAGTTCCCTCGGCTAGAATTTTTCGAGGTCTCCCCTCTTTGAAGTTCCTTTTACATCCGGGACATCGGGCCGATTTTTTTTAGCCCTGCCGGGGGCGATTCATGTTTGGGAAAACGGGAAAAATGATAAATGTTGCAAGGAGCAGGGAGGTACGGTATGAATGATTTCAGTTTCCATTTCCTTCAAGGAAAGACTCTCTTTTGAATATTCGCATTCTTCTCGAAAAGCGTGAACGTGATACATTGTCCGCCTATGCCTGTCGCAGCGAACAAAGTGCCGGGCGACGGGTGGAGGAAGAACCCTGCAGTGTGAGAACCTCCTTTCAGCACGACCGGGACCGCATTCTTCATTGCAAGTCGTTTCGCCGACTGAAATATAAGACCCAGGTGTTTCTCTCGCCCGAGGGGGATCACTACCGGACCCGACTGACCCATACCCTCGAGGTCTCGCAGATCGCCCGGACGGTGGCCCGCGCCCTGGCCCTCAACGAGGACCTCACCGAAGCCATCGCCCTCGGGCACGATCTCGGCCACACCCCCTTCGGACATGCGGGGGAACGGGTCCTCGACCTCCTTGTTCCCGGCGGTTTCCGCCATGTCCGCCAGAGCCTGCGGGTTGTCGATGTCCTGGAGAAGGAGGGCGCGGGGCTCAACCTTACGGCCGAGGTCAGGGACGGGATCCTCAGGCATTCCAAGGGGCGCGGCCCTCTGCTCGGCGGGCCGGCGGGTTCGCTGGCCGCAACCCTCGAAGGGCAGATCGTCCGGCTGGCCGACGTCATTGCTTACGTGAATCACGATCTCGATGACGCCATGCGTGCCGCTCTGGTCCTCCCCGGAGAGGTTCCCGCCTGGATCGTCGCAACCCTTGGCGTCTCCCATTCCCGCCGGATCAACACCATGGTCAGGGATATGATCCAGTGGTCCCTGGCGGCGGACGGCAGCGCGGTGGGACTCTCTCCGGCGGTGGTCGAGGCCTTGTCCGCCCTGCGCGACTGGCTCTTCGAGCACGTTTACCAGGCCCGGACCGTTCACGAGGATTTCGTCAAGGGTTCACGCATCCTTCGTGAACTCTTCGGCTATTTTGTCGAGAATCCGGATCGCCTCGAAATCCACGGCGGCCATCGCCTCGCCGGAGACATTCCCGAAGTTTCCGTGGCCGATTTCATCGCCGGAATGACTGATCGTTTCGCCATTAATCTCTATCATCAGATCTTTCTCCCCCGGCCGTGGAAGGCTCTTTGAATATCCATAACCCCTTGAATTTCCCAGTCAAAAAACTTGACTCTGCCGGGGCGGTGTGTTAGTTTTTATGGCGTTTTACGTCTGTTCCGATCGGTATGGCCGGCGGGATGTCTTCCCGTCGGAGTCGAGGCAACATGGGTCTGGTGGCGATGAAACTGGTCTTTCGCATAGCCGGGGTCGGCTTTTCCCTGCCTCTGGAAAATCTGATCGAGGTCCGCGAAGGGATGGACGGGGTCGGCAAGATCCCTCCCTCCGCATCTGACCGTCTCGAACTCCGCGGCGATTTTATCCCCCTCCGGGATTTGCGCCGTCGCCTGGCTCTCCCTGATTTTTCCGCCGCTCGGGGAAACCTCAAAGCCCTCATCCTCGCCGGTTCCGACGGTCCCTGGGGGATTCTGGTGGACCGAGTCGAAGGAATTTTCTCTCTTGCCGAATTCAAGCCGAAGCCGTTGCCGCTGGCCTTCGGAGGGATCGAATCGAGACCCTATGACCGGCTCGAGCTGTGGCGTGACGAACCGCTGGTGGTTTGCGATGTCCTGAGGCTCGAAACCGGATGGGGGGACGATGATTGACAAGGTTGCCCTGCTGGTTCTGGCGGGGAAGGTCTTCGCTCTCCCGGTGACAGGGATCGAGCACATCCTCGACGGCCCCCGGACGTTCCTTTTGCCCCTCATGCCCGAGGGGTACAGCGGTGTTTTCCTCTACCGGGACGAGGTCACCCCGATCCTCAACCTGAGCCGGGTTCTCGGCATCTCCGGGACAGCGGAAGAGGATGTGCCGCCGCTGACAGTCCTTTATGGATGCGACTCCGGGCTGGTCGGGCTCCCCGTCGATACGGTCCTGCGTGTCGTCGACCGCGCAAAAGGGAGCGAGGAAAGGGGTGCCGAAGGAGAAGATCAGGGGGGACCGCGTCATTTCGTCTATGAAGGAACGCGGTATCCTCTGTTGGATATAGAAGCCCAGGTGGCATCTTTGCCCCGATAGAACCAATCCGGCGCCCTCCCCAGCAGGGAACCAAGGAGGCTTGAATGAGCAAAAAACTGTTGTTGGCCGACGACAGTATTACGATCCAGAAAGTGATTGGCATCACCTTTGCCAACGAAGACTATGAACTGACCGTGGTGGATAACGGCGACGCCGCTCTGGAAAAGGCCCGTATCTTGCGGCCGGATCTGATTCTCGCCGATGTTTTCATGCCGGGGAAAAACGGTTATGAACTCTGCGCGGCGATCCGCCAGGATCCGGGTCTCAGCCATGTCCCGGTCCTGTTGCTGACCGGTACTTTCGAGCCCTTCGACGAAGGGAAGGCCCGTCAGGCCGGAGCCACCGACTGGATTTCCAAACCCTTCGAGTCCCAGGGACTCATCGACCGGGTGGAGAAATTGCTGGCGGCAACCGTTGCGCCGGCGGCTGCTGCAGTCGTTTCTCCGAGTGCGTCCGTCCCTCCCGCGGCTCCTGCGGCCGAAGTCGAAGAGGAGGTCTGGGACGATTTTGCCGAACCGGAGGAATTTTCCTTCGAAGAGGTCGCCGCGGCCCCCGCCGAGGACCTGGAAACGGATGTGGAGTGGGCCACGGGATTCGAACCCGCTGCAGATGCGGCGGCCGCCGCCGAAGAGGACCCCTGGGGGAGCGTTTCCTTCGGCGAGGAGGATCTTCCTTCCCAGGAGGGCTCCGTCCCTCCTTCGGCGTCGGAGGATCTCTGGGCTGCCCCTAGCGAACCCGTTGCCGGAAAGGACGCCGTCGAGGAGGAGGAATCCTTCGTTTTTGAAGAGGAGGAAGAGACCTTCTCCTTTGCCGATGTGGCTCCATCTGCCCCCGCTCCGGCCGCCGAATGGGACGAAGAGGATGAAGTCCTCGCTCTCGGCGATAACGACATTCTGGAAGTCGAAGATCTGGAGACAACAGACACCGACTTTATTTTTGATGAGGAAGAAGAGCTTCTCGGGACCCCCGCCGCTCTCGGCGGCGCGCCCGTTTCCGAGCAGAAAGTGACCCGGGCCGCCGAAGAGGAATTTGTCTTCGGCGACGAGGAGCCCGAATGGGGCGGTGCTGCCGATTTCGGCGCAGAAGCCGCACCGGAAGTCGTCACCCCTCCGAGGCCGGCCCCGGCACCGCCGGTGGCAAGCGTCCCCCCCGCCGCTTCGGTCCCCCCGGAGGCGGCCGTGGAACGGCAGGTTCGGGAGATGAGCGAAGAGGAGCTCTCGCGCATTATCGAAAGGATCGCCGGCACGGTCATCAAGCGCCTGGCCGAGTCGATCCTCCAGCAGGTGGCCTGGGAAGTGGTCCCCGATCTGGCGGAAAACCTGATCAAGGACGAATTGCGGCGGATCAGGTCGGACGTCCAGGGATAGCCTTCTTTACGGCCGACTCCGGCCGCGCACACCGGACAGCATAGGCGAAAAATTATGGGGAAATGGGGATTGCAATAATCCCCATTTCCCTTTTTCCGCCCTCCGCAGAGAAGCGGCGGCCGGCATGGGATCTTACGGGAAGGATCGACACAGATGGAAGTGAAACTCTCCACGGGGTATGAGTCTCAAGAGGTGGAAGCCAAGTGGTATGGGGTTTGGGAGGAGGCCGGCTATTTTCACGCCGACGAGAATTCTTCAAAACCCCATTACTCGATCGTCATTCCGCCGCCGAACGTCACCGGCGTTCTGCACATGGGGCATGCCCTCAACAACACCCTGCAGGACATCCTGGTCCGCTACAAGCGCATGACCGGTCATGAGGTCCTGTGGATGCCCGGCACCGACCATGCCGGGATCGCCACCCAGAACGTCGTCGAAAAGCAGCTCGCCGCCGAAGGGAAGGATCGCCACCATCTGGGGCGCGACGCCTTCGTCGAACGGGTCTGGCAGTGGCGCAGCGATTCCGGGGGGCAGATCATCAACCAGCTCAAGCGTCTCGGCGCCTCCTGCGACTGGGAGCGGGAGCGCTTCACCATGGACGAGGGTCTCTCCAAGGCGGTGCGCGAAGTCTTCGTCCGTCTCTACGAGGAGGGGCTGATCTACCGCGACAACCGGCTCATCAACTGGTGTCCCCGCTGCCACACCGCCCTCTCCGACCTCGAGGTCGAGCACGAGGAGAAGAAGGGTCACCTCTGGCACCTGCGCTATCCGGTCAAGGGGAGCGACCGTTTCCTCACCGTCGCCACCACCCGTCCGGAAACGATGCTCGGCGACAGCGCCGTGGCCGTCCACCCCGAAGACGAGCGCTACAGCGATCTCATCGGCAAGAGCGTCATCCTCCCCCTCCTCGACCGGGAAATCCCCATTATCGCCGACGAATATGTCGACCGGGCCTTCGGGACCGGCGTGGTCAAGATCACCCCGGCCCACGACTTCAACGACTTCGAAATCGGCAAACGCCACAACCTCGAGTTCATCAACGTCCTCGACCCCTCGGGAAACATCAACGAAAACGGCGGTCCCTACGTCGGCCTCGAGCGTTACGCCGCCCGCAAGGCGGTGGTGGCCGACCTCGAAGCCCGGGGTCTTCTCGAGAAGATCGAGGAGCACGGCAACGCCGTCGGCGAATGTTACCGCTGCAGGACGGTGATCGAGCCGTACATGAGCCTGCAGTGGTACGTCAACGTCAAGCCGATGGCCGCCGAGGCGATCAAGGCGGTGGAGACCGGTCGCACCCGCATCGTCCCCGCCCAGTGGGAGAAGACCTACTACGAGTGGATGTACAACATCCGCGACTGGTGCATCAGCCGGCAGATCTGGTGGGGGCATCGTATCCCCGCCTGGTACTGCGACGCCTGCGGCGAGATCACCGTTTCGCGGGAGGACGCCACCGAATGCGCCCACTGCGGCAGCGAGGCGTTGCGCCAGGAGACCGACGTTCTCGACACCTGGTTTTCCTCGGCTCTCTGGCCCTTTTCGACCATGGGCTGGCCCGACGACACGGTGACGCTGAAGAAGTTCTATCCGACCTCCTGCCTGGTGACCGGTTTCGACATCCTCTTTTTCTGGGTGGCGCGGATGATGATGATGGGGCTCAAGTTCATGGACGAGGTCCCCTTCAAGGAAGTCTACATCCACGCCCTGGTGCGCGACGCCCAGGGGCAGAAGATGAGCAAGAGCAAGGGGAACGTCATCGATCCCCTCACCGTCATCGAGGAATTCGGCACCGACGCCTTTCGCTTCACCCTCGCCGCCTTCGCCGCCCAGGGGCGCGACATCCGCCTCTCCACCGAGCGCATCGCCGGCTATCGCAATTTTGCCAACAAGCTCTGGAACGCCAGCCGCTTCGCCATGATGAACCTGGAAGGGTTCGATCCGGCCGGGATCGACCTCCGGCGCCTCGATCTCTCCCTGGCCGACCGCTGGATTCTCAACCGCCTCGACGAGGCGATTGCCGGGGTGAAGGGCGCCCTCGAGGAGTACCGGTTCAACGACGCCGCCTCCGTCCTCTACACCTTCACCTGGCACGAGTTCTGCGACTGGTACATCGAACTCTCCAAAAACGATCTCTACGGCGACGACCCCGCCGTCGGGGCGCGGGCCAGGGCCGTTCTCTACACCGTTCTCGAACAGCTCTTGCGCCTTCTCCACCCGATCATGCCCTTTATCACCGAAGAGATCTGGCAGGCTCTCCCCGGAACGCGCCCCTGTGCTTCGATCATGCAGGCCGACTACCCCGCCGTCTCGGCCCTTGCCGGAGCGGCCGAGGGGGCGCAGCAGATGGAGCTGATCATGGAGGTGATTCGCGCCATCCGCAACATCCGCGGCGAGATGGACGTCTCCCCCGCCCGGCAGATTGCCGCCGTGCTCGACTGCCGCAGCGAGGGGTCCCTGGCCATCCTGCAGAGCGGCGAGCGCTACGTGCGGGCCCTGGCCAAGGTCGGCGAGCTGCGCTGCGGCGTCGGCGTCGACCGCCCCGAAGAGGCCGCCACCCAGGTGGCCGGCGATGTGGAGATCCTCCTGCCGCTGGCCGGGTTGATCGACGTCGCAGAAGAAGAGAAGCGACTGGAGAAGGAGATCGCCAAGGTCGAAAAGGACGTGGCGATGTTCACAAAGAAGCTCGGCAACGAGGCCTTTGTCGCCAAGGCGCCTCCCGAGGTCCTCGAAAAAGATCGCGGCAAGCTCGCCGATGCCCGGGAAAAACTTAAGATTCTCGAGGAGAGTCTGAAAAAGATCCGGGCACTCAAATAGGCGGCAATTTTTTTAAAGCAGCATCGGTCCCTGAGGCCATTGGAACGACAAAAGGCATCCCCTCGGGGATGCCTTTTGTTATTCTGTGAGTTAATCTGGAGTCTTACATGGTGTTGTAATCGTCCGATTCCACCAGGTCGCCGGTGGAGTCGAGGAAGGAGCCTTTTTGTGAATCTTTGACGATCTCCACCTTGTCATGGGCTACGGAACAGACGGTTCCGCAGACCGTGCATTCGTAAAGGGCCTCGTGGAACTGGAAGGCTTCCAGCTCTGTTTCATAGCTGACCATGCATTGACAGGTGGGACAAACGAAATCTGTGGAGACTTTCTGTCGTTTCTGAACCCGTCCCTTGATGATTTTCATAACCTCACCGGAGAAGGTCCAGATTCCGCCGCAGACTCCGCATTCACGGGCATCCTGGGAGAATCCTTCGGCATGAAGGTCAATTTCCACATGATCTCTGCTCTTACACAAAGGACATTTCATAAAATAGTCTCCTTTCGGGCCCATGGAACAATCAGTTATGGCCGCCAATATATCCTATTTCGCGCGGATAGGCAAATCAGGCGCGTGGCAAACTCCTCCCTATCTGGCCCGCAGGTACTGGTTCGGCCAGGGTGCCTCCTCCTCAAGCGCCCTGGCGGCATGGAGCGGCCAGTAGGGGTCGCGCAGCAACTGGCGCGCAAGAAGGACGACGTCGGCCTGGCCGGTGGCGACGATCTGCTCGGCCTGGGCCGGCTCGAGAATGAAGCCGACGGCGCCGGTGGCTAGGCCGGTTTCGGCGCGGATTCTCGCCGCAAAGGGGACCTGGAAGCCGGGACCGGCGGGAATCGACTCCTGGGGGACCACCGCTCCGGAGGAGCAGTCGATGAGGTCGACGCCGAGCGCCTTGAGTTGCCGTGCCAGAAGGACGGACTGATCCATGTCCCAGCCGTCCGGCGCCCAGTCGGTCGCCGAAATCCTCACAAAAAGCGGGAGCTCCCTCGGCCACTCCTCCCGCACGGCCCGGGCCACCCGCAAGGGGAACCGGAGGCGATTCTCGAGGGAGCCGCCATAACTGTCCTCCCGGCGATTGGCCAGGGGGGAGAGAAACTCATGCAGCAAATAGCCGTGGGCCATGTGGATTTCGAGGACCTGGAAACCGGCGGCATGGGCCCGGCCGGTTGCGGCACGGAATTCCCCTTCGATTCGCTCCATCCCGTCGAGGGTCAGGGACTGGGGGAGGGGATGGCCGACGGCAAAAGGGACGGCGCTCGGGGCAAGGGTCTGCCAGCTCCCTCCCTCCTTCCCCAGGGGGGCGCCGCCGAGCCAGGGAGGGGAACAGGACCCCTTGCGACCGGCATGGGCGAGCTGGATCCCCGCTACGGCGCCCTGCTCCCTTAGGAAGCGGGTTATGGGAACAAAGGCCTCGGCATGGCGGTCGCTCCAGAGGCCGCTGTCGCCGGGACTGATGCGCCCCTCCGGGCTGACCGCGGTGGCCTCGACCATGACCAGCCCGGCGCCGCCGACGGCGCGGCTGCCGAGATGGACGAGATGCCAGTCCGTGGGCAAACCGTCCCGGCTCGAATACTGGCACATGGGGGAGACAAAGACCCGGTTGCGAAAGGTGATCCCTCCCAGTGTCAGGGGGGAGAAGAGTTTGCTCATGGGGTCTCTCCGCTCTTTCGGTCGCCGGGGCGGAGTTTTTCCAGCAAGGCTTTGGCCGCCGCCACTGAGGAGGCGGGATTCTGCCCGGTGAGCAGGTTGCCGTCCTGAAGGGAATAGGACTGCCAGTCAGGACCACTGGAATATTTTCCTCCCCGGCTCTTGAGTTCCTCTTCCACCAGAAACGGTACGACATCTGTCAAGCCCACCGCGGCTTCCTCCGAGTTGGAAAATCCGGTGACCGATTTTCCCTGCACCAGGGGGGAGCCGTTCGCCGCCTTGGCGTGACGAAAAACTCCGGGAGCGTGACAGACGGCGGCCACCGGCTTGCCCTGGGCATACATTTTCTCGATCAGGGCAATGGAGTCCGGATCCTCGGCAAGGTCCCACAAGGGTCCGTGCCCCCCGGGGTAGAAGACCGCGTCGTAGTCGTCCGCCCTGATGTCGGAGAGCTTCACCGTCCCGGCCAGAGCCGCCCGGCTCGCAGGATCGGCCTTGAAACGAGCGGTGGCGGCGGTCTGAAACTCCGGCTCGTCGCTCTTCGGGTCGAGCGGCGGCTCTCCTCCCCTGGGGGAGGCGAGGGTGATCGCGGCGCCGGCGTCCTTGAACACGTAATAGGGCGCCGCGAACTCTTCCAGCCAGAAGCCGGTCTTTTTTCCGGTCTCGCCGAGGCGATCGTGCGACGTCAGAACCATCAGTATTTTCATCCTCATCTCCTTTGAGTTGGCCTCGACCGCGGGGGGGCGAAAATGAAATCGGACTCCGTCCTCACCCGAAAGGCTCTGCCGTAAGATTTTCCGCTATTAACTCTACAACAGTCTCCGTGATGTGCCACCCTCCTCGCATTGCGGCGCCCCTGGCTTCTTGAAAGGCCCGTTTTCAAGGGTCGGAGAACGCAGCACTTATCAGAAACGGGAATGGCCAACCTCGAAAACGAGGTTGGCCATTTTTTGTCTTGCCGCAGGAAGGTTGAATCCGGAATTTTTCAGCCTCGCTCGCTCGCCCGAGCCGTCAGAGGCGGCCCAGCATGCGCAGCAGTCCGTCGAGGACGGTGTAGGGGTGGGGTGGGCAGCCGGGGATGTAGAGGTCGACGGGGAGGAGGTCGCCGAGGCCGTTGTTGACTTCCGGACTGTCGCGATAGGGGCCGCCGCCGATGGCGCAGGCGCCGGAGGCGATCACCAGCTTCGGCTCGGGGATCGCCGCGTAGGTCTCGAGAAGGGCGCCCTTCATGTTCTCGGCCACCGGCCCGGTGACCAGGATGCCGTCGGCGTGGCGCGGCGAGGCGACGAACTGGATGCCGAAACGCCCGAGGTCGTAGGTCAGGGTGCCGAGGACATTGAGGTCGGCCTCGCAGGCGTTGCAGCCGCCGGCGCTGACCTGGCGCAGCTTCAAGGAGCGGCCGAAGAGCTTTTTCATCCTCCTGTCGAGGGGACCGGCCAGGGCGAAGACGTCCCCGTCGGTCAGCAGCCCCTCCCGGGTGCGGGAGGCCAGGCGGTGGTCGCGACTGAAAGTGAGTGCTTCGTGGGGGCAGGCGGCGCTGCAGTCGCCGCAGAAGATGCAGCGCCCCATGTCGAGACGGAGACGTCCCCCGTCCACCTGCAAGGCGCCGTAGGGGCAGGAGGAGAGGCACTCCCGGCAGTCCTGGGGACAGCCTCCCGGCTCCAGACGGGGGAGGCCGCGGAAGCGCTCGGGCAAGACGGGGTCCTGTCGGGGGTATTTGGCCGTGCGGTGTCCCTGGCGCAGGCGTTCGCAAATGACTTTCAGCATAAACGGTGTGCTCCTTACAGGTCGAATCCGCAGTAGGAGAGGTTGAAACTCTTGTTGCACAGAGGAAAGTCGGAGATCTGCTCGCCGCGCAGGGCCATCGCCAGCCCCCCCCAGTTGCGGAAGGAGGGGTCGACCACCTTGTAGCGGGACAGGGCCCCCCGCCCGTCGGTGAGGGCCACATGAACGACTTCGCCGCGCCATCCTTCCACCAGCGATACCGTCAGACTCCGGGGGGCCAGGGCCGGCAGGGCGCACCGGATCGGGCCCGGCGGCAGGTTGCGCAGCCCTTTCCTGACCATTTCCAGCGAGTCGTAGATCTCGCGCCTCCGGATTTTGGCCCGGGCGCAGACGTCCCCGTCCTCTTCGATGACCACCGGGGCGAAGGAGCCCTCCCGGTTGCCGAGGGGATGGTGAAGACGGCTGTCGATGGTGAGCCCCGAGGCGCGGGCGGCCATCCCGACCATGCCGAGTTCCTCGGCGACCTCGGGCGTCACGATCCCCGTCCCTTCGATCCGGGCCAGGACCGACGGCGAATCGAAGAAGAGCTCGATCGCTCCCCGGGTGTCCTTCTCCATCGCCGCAAGGCGCTGCAGCATTGCCGCCGCCAGCAAGGGGTCGACATCGAAGGCGACGCCGCCGGGGCGCACCAGGCCGCGACCGAAGCGGCTGCCGCAGATTTCGGCGGTGAGGTTCAGATAGTCGCCGCGAATCCGCCCGCAGAAACTGGCGGTGGGGAGGTAGCCGATGTCTCCGGCCAGGGCGCCGAGGTCGCCGACGTGGTTGGCCAGTCTTTCCAGCTCCAGGGCAATGGCGCGCAGGGCGGCGCCCCGGGGGGACGCCGGAACGCCGGAGAGCGATTCGAGGGCCTGGCAGTAGGCGCTGGCATGGCCGATGGTGGTGTCGCCGGCCGCCGCTTCGAGCTGATGGATCGTGGCGCCGTGCGGGCCGCCGGTGAGGAGCTGCTCGATGCCGCGGTGCTGGTAGCCGCGGGAGATCTCGAGGTGCAGCACCTTTTCGCCGTGGCACTGGAAGCGGAAGTGCCCCGGTTCGATGATTCCGGCATGAACCGGTCCGACGGCGACCTCGTGGATCTCTTCTCCCTCCACCTGGTAAAAGGGCATCTCCCCGGGAACCGGATGCCGCAGCGGGTCGCGTCCCCAGGCATCCAGGCGCCCCGGCTGTACCCGGTGAAAACGCAGCGGCTTGAACCAGGGGTGGCCGGTGGGGACGGCCCCGAACTCCTCGGCGATTTCCCGTTCGAAGAGGCCAAGCTGGGGACAGCGGGGCGTCAGCGAGGGGTAGGTGTTGCCGATGCGGGTGCGCAGGAGCACCAGGTCCCCCTGCCAGTCCCGCGCCAGCACCGCCAAAAGGTCGAGTTCATCATCGCCTGCCGGGTAGGCGAAGTAGGCGGAGACCCGCCCCAGGTTGGAGCATGTCTCCAGCAGCCGGTCGCCAAACTCCCCGTAGGAAAGGAGAGGCAGGGTCTCCAGGGGGAGAGAGTCCCCGTTTTTCAGGGAGACGATTTTCCCTGTCGAATCGCTCATGATTTGCCCTCCAGCAGGTTGGCGGCATTTTGAAGCAGTGCGCGCAGGGGCTCGGGGATGTAGAGGCCGAGGAGCAACACGACCAGGATCAGGACCAGGGGGGGGGCGACGAGGAGAAAGCGGTCCTTGAAGAGCACTTTCTTCTCCGTTGTCTCCCCCTGGGTCGCCGCCAGGACCGTGGCGCCCATGCCGATGAAGATCATCGCCAGGAGGGAGAGAAAGGCCACGCCGACGGCCGTATGCCCGCCGGAGAAAATCCCGCGCAAAATGGTGAACTCGCTCATGAAGAGGCCGAAGGGGGGGGAGCCGGTAATGGCGAGAAACCCGACGAGAAAGAGGGTCCCCGAAACCGGGACGGCGGCGATGGCGCCGCGGACCTCGGAGAGGTTCTTGCTGGCAAAGGCCCGCTGGATGTTGCCGGCGGAGAGAAAGAGGCATCCCTTGGTCAGGGCGTTGTTGACCAGGTGGAGGAGGGCGCCGTAGGTGGCGAGTCCGCCGATGCCGACGCCGATGGCGAGAATCCCCATGTGCTCGACGCTGGAATAGGCCAGCATCCGTTTGATGTCGGGCTGTCGGACCATGAAGACGGCCGCCAGAAGGAGGGAGAGGAGTCCCATGCCGAGGAGGGCGTGGCGGGCCATGGTCAGGTCGCCGGCGGCTCCCATCAGTTGAACGCCGCGGACAATGGCCAGGAAGGCGACGCTGGTCAGGCCCCCGGCCAGGAGGGCGCCGACCACCGCCGGAGCCTCGCCGTAGGCATCGGGCTTCCATGTATGCAGCGGAGCGAGCCCCATCTTGGTGCCGAAGCCGACCAGCAGAAAAACGAAGCCGGCGTGCAGCCAGGGGGAGGCCAGACTCGGTGCGGCCGCCAGCAGTCTGTCGAACTGCAGGGTGGCCGGTCCGGCGCCTCCGAGGGCCGAATAGGCGATGAAGAGGATGCCGAACATGGCCAGGGCGATCCCCACCGAGCAGATGAGCAGGTATTTCCAGGTCGCCTCGATGGAGAGGCGGTTGCGGTTGTAGTAGATGAGGGGGGCACTGGCGAGGGTGGTGGTTTCCACTGCCATCCACAACACCCCGAGATGACGGGCGACCACGGCCAGGGTCATGGCCGACAAGAAGATCAGCAGGCAGGGGGCCATGACCTTGTTGCCGCGGGCGCGGTGGAGTTTCAGATAGTCCACGGCGTAAAAGGCGCAGCTGCAAAAGAGGAGGCTGGTCGCCAGAAGGACGATCTTCGACAGGGAATCGAGGCCGATCCAGGCGCCGGGAGCCGCCACCGGAGACTGTCCGACGACGAGGAAGGAGGCGAGGAGCAGATGGAGAGTCCCGGCCAGCGGCAGCATCCAGGAGCGTCCCTGGTACCAGGGGAGGAGGAAGGCCAGGGCGGCGAAAAAAAGCGGAAAGAGAATCAATGCGGCTAGCATGGCTTAATCCTTGAGGGCCGAAAGGCGTTCGGTATTGATGGTGGAGAATTCGCGGTTGATCTGGTTCATCACGATCCCCATGACGAAGACGCCGACGAGGAGATCGAGAAGGACGCCGGCTTCGACCATGAGGGGCATGGCGTCGGAGAGGAGGATGCCGAAGATGAAAATTCCGTTTTCCAGCATCAGGTAGCCGAGAACCTGGGTGATCGCCTTGCGCCG
This region includes:
- a CDS encoding NADH:flavin oxidoreductase/NADH oxidase, producing the protein MSKLFSPLTLGGITFRNRVFVSPMCQYSSRDGLPTDWHLVHLGSRAVGGAGLVMVEATAVSPEGRISPGDSGLWSDRHAEAFVPITRFLREQGAVAGIQLAHAGRKGSCSPPWLGGAPLGKEGGSWQTLAPSAVPFAVGHPLPQSLTLDGMERIEGEFRAATGRAHAAGFQVLEIHMAHGYLLHEFLSPLANRREDSYGGSLENRLRFPLRVARAVREEWPRELPLFVRISATDWAPDGWDMDQSVLLARQLKALGVDLIDCSSGAVVPQESIPAGPGFQVPFAARIRAETGLATGAVGFILEPAQAEQIVATGQADVVLLARQLLRDPYWPLHAARALEEEAPWPNQYLRAR
- a CDS encoding type 1 glutamine amidotransferase domain-containing protein — encoded protein: MKILMVLTSHDRLGETGKKTGFWLEEFAAPYYVFKDAGAAITLASPRGGEPPLDPKSDEPEFQTAATARFKADPASRAALAGTVKLSDIRADDYDAVFYPGGHGPLWDLAEDPDSIALIEKMYAQGKPVAAVCHAPGVFRHAKAANGSPLVQGKSVTGFSNSEEAAVGLTDVVPFLVEEELKSRGGKYSSGPDWQSYSLQDGNLLTGQNPASSVAAAKALLEKLRPGDRKSGETP
- a CDS encoding 4Fe-4S dicluster domain-containing protein, yielding MLKVICERLRQGHRTAKYPRQDPVLPERFRGLPRLEPGGCPQDCRECLSSCPYGALQVDGGRLRLDMGRCIFCGDCSAACPHEALTFSRDHRLASRTREGLLTDGDVFALAGPLDRRMKKLFGRSLKLRQVSAGGCNACEADLNVLGTLTYDLGRFGIQFVASPRHADGILVTGPVAENMKGALLETYAAIPEPKLVIASGACAIGGGPYRDSPEVNNGLGDLLPVDLYIPGCPPHPYTVLDGLLRMLGRL
- a CDS encoding NADH-quinone oxidoreductase subunit C gives rise to the protein MSDSTGKIVSLKNGDSLPLETLPLLSYGEFGDRLLETCSNLGRVSAYFAYPAGDDELDLLAVLARDWQGDLVLLRTRIGNTYPSLTPRCPQLGLFEREIAEEFGAVPTGHPWFKPLRFHRVQPGRLDAWGRDPLRHPVPGEMPFYQVEGEEIHEVAVGPVHAGIIEPGHFRFQCHGEKVLHLEISRGYQHRGIEQLLTGGPHGATIHQLEAAAGDTTIGHASAYCQALESLSGVPASPRGAALRAIALELERLANHVGDLGALAGDIGYLPTASFCGRIRGDYLNLTAEICGSRFGRGLVRPGGVAFDVDPLLAAAMLQRLAAMEKDTRGAIELFFDSPSVLARIEGTGIVTPEVAEELGMVGMAARASGLTIDSRLHHPLGNREGSFAPVVIEEDGDVCARAKIRRREIYDSLEMVRKGLRNLPPGPIRCALPALAPRSLTVSLVEGWRGEVVHVALTDGRGALSRYKVVDPSFRNWGGLAMALRGEQISDFPLCNKSFNLSYCGFDL
- a CDS encoding proton-conducting transporter membrane subunit yields the protein MLAALILFPLFFAALAFLLPWYQGRSWMLPLAGTLHLLLASFLVVGQSPVAAPGAWIGLDSLSKIVLLATSLLFCSCAFYAVDYLKLHRARGNKVMAPCLLIFLSAMTLAVVARHLGVLWMAVETTTLASAPLIYYNRNRLSIEATWKYLLICSVGIALAMFGILFIAYSALGGAGPATLQFDRLLAAAPSLASPWLHAGFVFLLVGFGTKMGLAPLHTWKPDAYGEAPAVVGALLAGGLTSVAFLAIVRGVQLMGAAGDLTMARHALLGMGLLSLLLAAVFMVRQPDIKRMLAYSSVEHMGILAIGVGIGGLATYGALLHLVNNALTKGCLFLSAGNIQRAFASKNLSEVRGAIAAVPVSGTLFLVGFLAITGSPPFGLFMSEFTILRGIFSGGHTAVGVAFLSLLAMIFIGMGATVLAATQGETTEKKVLFKDRFLLVAPPLVLILVVLLLGLYIPEPLRALLQNAANLLEGKS